A single window of Phlebotomus papatasi isolate M1 chromosome 4, Ppap_2.1, whole genome shotgun sequence DNA harbors:
- the LOC129808513 gene encoding uncharacterized protein LOC129808513, with amino-acid sequence MVENLVPTKRNILRVVARIYDPLGLLAPITINAKLILQNLWKNEIDWDTEVEGDILREWKKFIASLQHIPSMRISRWTSKNENVCEEQLHMFSDASNLAYGAAVYHVTKDVSGRISSQMLTAKSKVAPIKTKTIPKLELCAATLGAKLLAKVAKSLKISKVYCWVDAKVVLAQIASASNKQDVFTKNRVTTIRELTAVECWRHVPTKENPADLISRGTTAMELNNSSLYWEGPHWLKESDLAWESKESVPPAVEESQDISVATLTVNKSEGNYIFTTLVSKISNLSRMKRVLLVICKVGQLLRFRALRTKGHAGAHPNQPTSHSAADLVWAENQLIKWDQESHFPELIQDLMNNKAVTINSAAMKKLHPFLDEERILRVGGRLGHLDDDYNTKYPKILPRSDLTKLIIREMHLSLLHPGPQLLLAHCRRRYWPIGGRHITRNVVHMCKACFVHKTSRENQIMADLPKHRISLVRAFSSVAIDCCGPFFIRTGAESRGRTQRIDIVVFVCTSTKAVHLEIVSSLSSEAFMSSFRRFTSRRGVCKEVFSDNGRNFLGASRELQRLLAEEAQTIQDQTINQNITWHFQPARSPHFNGLVEAAVKSAKTHLKKVIGEQRLNYEEFYTILTQVEAVLNSRPITILSDDPRDPQPLTPGHFLLLAPPTQLPDENLASVRMNHLTRWQLCQRIVQDFVRKWRLSYLHTLQERSKWHTEKENLKVDDIVILHDASIGNTKWTTGRIVGVHTGADGKVRVIDIKTPTGTYTRSVTKVAKFPTCESHNLPREHV; translated from the coding sequence ATGGTCGAGAATTTAGTTCCAACCAAGAGAAATATCCTGAGAGTGGTGGCAAGGATTTATGATCCGCTAGGACTACTAGCCCCCATCACAATCAACGCGAAATTAATCTTGCAGAATCTTTGGAAGAATGAGATTGACTGGGATACCGAGGTTGAGGGAGATATTTTGcgagagtggaaaaaatttattgcctCACTACAACACATTCCGTCTATGAGAATATCTCGATGGACATCGAAAaacgaaaatgtttgtgaagagcAGCTCCACATGTTCTCGGATGCCTCCAACCTAGCCTACGGAGCCGCAGTGTACCATGTCACCAAGGATGTCTCAGGACGAATTTCAAGTCAGATGTTGACGGCGAAGTCGAAAGTTGCGccaatcaaaactaagacaatccCGAAGCTAGAACTTTGTGCAGCAACACTTGGGGCCAAACTGTTAGCAAAGGTCGCAAAAAGTCTGAAAATCAGCAAGGTTTATTGTTGGGTAGACGCCAAGGTAGTTCTTGCGCAAATTGCATCCGCTTCAAACAAACAAgacgtttttaccaaaaatagaGTGACAACGATCAGAGAGTTGACAGCTGTTGAATGTTGGAGACACGTTCCCACAAAAGAAAACCCGGCAGACCTCATTTCAAGAGGAACCACAGCCATGGAGTTGAATAACTCATCATTGTATTGGGAAGGCCCTCATTGGTTAAAGGAGAGTGATTTAGCTTGGGAAAGCAAGGAAAGTGTTCCACCAGCAGTCGAGGAGTCACAAGACATTTCAGTCGCTACACTCACTGTCAACAAGTCAGAAGGAAATTACATTTTCACTACCCTCGTGTCAAAAATAAGCAACTTATCCAGAATGAAGAGAGTTCTTTTGGTAATTTGCAAAGTTGGCCAACTCTTGAGATTCAGAGCATTGAGGACTAAAGGTCATGCAGGAGCTCATCCGAATCAACCCACAAGTCATAGTGCAGCAGACTTAGTCTGGGCAGAGAATCAGTTGATAAAATGGGACCAAGAATCTCATTTTCCGGAGCTCATTCAGGATCTCATGAACAACAAAGCAGTGACCATCAACAGCGCAGCAATGAAAAAGTTGCACCCGTTTCTGGATGAGGAGAGAATTTTAAGGGTCGGTGGCAGATTGGGACATCTGGATGATGACTACAACaccaaatatccaaaaattctcCCACGCAGTGATTTGACAAAGCTTATCATCCGAGAGATGCACTTATCACTATTGCACCCCGGGCCACAGCTATTGCTAGCTCATTGTCGAAGAAGGTACTGGCCAATAGGTGGACGTCATATCACAAGAAACGTTGTCCACATGTGCAAGGCGTGCTTCGTGCACAAAACTTCTCGAGAAAACCAGATAATGGCAGACTTGCCTAAACACCGAATTTCGTTGGTAAGGGCATTTTCCAGCGTGGCCATTGATTGCTGCGGGCCATTCTTTATTAGAACAGGCGCCGAGTCCCGTGGACGCACTCAAAGGATCGACATAGTTGTCTTTGTATGCACCTCAACCAAGGCAGTCCACCTGGAAATTGTAAGTAGTTTGTCATCAGAAGCATTCATGAGCAGCTTCAGACGATTCACTTCACGTAGAGGAGTTTGCAAAGAAGTGTTCTCAGATAACGGAAGGAATTTCCTAGGAGCATCACGTGAACTTCAACGTCTGTTAGCAGAAGAAGCTCAAACCATTCAAGACCAAACAATCAACCAGAACATTACCTGGCACTTTCAACCGGCTCGTTCTCCGCACTTCAACGGATTAGTCGAAGCAGCAGTGAAGTCAGCAAAGACTCATCTCAAGAAAGTTATTGGCGAGCAACGACTAAATTATGAGGAATTTTATACAATTCTCACACAGGTCGAAGCCGTGTTGAATAGTAGGCCGATCACCATTCTGTCGGACGATCCCAGAGATCCACAACCATTGACTCCGGGTCATTTTTTGCTTTTGGCACCACCGACTCAGCTGCCTGATGAAAATCTTGCATCCGTGAGGATGAACCACTTGACAAGATGGCAATTGTGTCAGCGGATTGTACAAGATTTTGTGAGAAAGTGGAGGCTATCCTACTTGCACACACTTCAAGAGCGCTCAAAATGGCACACGGAGAAAGAGAACCTGAAGGTGGATGACATAGTGATCTTGCACGATGCTTCCATAGGAAACACCAAATGGACGACAGGAAGAATTGTTGGAGTTCATACTGGAGCGGACGGGAAGGTGAGAGTTATTGATATAAAAACCCCGACAGGCACCTATACCAGGTCAGTGACTAAAGTTGCCAAATTTCCAACATGTGAGAGTCACAATCTCCCCCGGGAgcatgtatag